A segment of the Acidimicrobiales bacterium genome:
TGGCCGTCCTGCCGCCGTTGGTGATCAAGCGGCTGATCGACACCGCCATCCCCGGTCGGGACCTCGGGATGATCAACCTCCTCGTGGCCGCCGCCGTCGGCCTGGCCCTGGCCGAGACCGGGCTCCGCCTGGTCAACCGCTGGTTGTCGGCCCGCATCGGCCAGGGCCTCATCCTCGACATGCGCCTCGCCCTCTTCGACCACGTCCAGCGCATGCCCATCGGCTTCTTCACCAGGGCCCAGACCGGGGCCATCGTCAGCCGGCTGACCAGCGACGTCGTCGGCGCCGAGGGCACCGTCACCACGGTCGGCACCGTCACCTCGAACGTCCTCCTCGTGGCCGCGACGATCGTCGCCATGGTCACGCTCAGTTGGCAGGTGACCCTGTTCGCCCTGTGCATCCTGCCCGTAGTCGTGGCCGTCGACCGGGTCCTGAGCACCAGGCTGGTGGCGCTGTCACGCGGCCGGATGCAGCTCAACAGCGACATGGGGGCGATCATGGCGGAGCGCTTCAACGTCTCCGGCGCCCTGCTGGTGAAGCTCTTCGGGCGGCGGGAGGTCGAGCTGGCCGCCTTCGCCGAGCGGGCCGGCGCCGTGCGGGACAACGCCGTCCACCAGGCGCTGATGTCCCGCGTCTACTTCGCCATCCTGGCCGTCACCGGCGCCGTCGGGACGGCCGGGGTGTACTGGGTGGGCAGCCGCGCCGTCATCGACGGGACCCTCGGGATCGGCGGGCTGACGGCCCTCGCCGCCTACGTGGCCCGCCTGTACACGCCCCTCACCGACCTGTCGAACGCGAGGGTCGACCTGCTCACTGCGCTGGTCTCGTTCGAGCGCTGCTTCGAGGTGCTCGACGCTCCCCACGCCGTCACCGAGCCGCCCGGCGCCGTCGCCCTCGACGGTCCCTCCGGTCGGCTGGACGTCGACGACGTGTTGTTCCGCTACCCCGAGGCGGCCACCGTGTCCATCCCGTCGCTCGAGGCCGAGGGGGCGGCCGGGCTCTCCGACGGGCCCTCCGACTGGATCCTCCGGGGCGTCTCCTTCACGGCCGCCCCGGGCACGATGACGGCCCTCGTCGGGCCCACCGGGGCGGGCAAGACCACGCTCGCCGGGCTGCTGGTGCGGCTGTACGACGTCACCTCGGGCGCCGTTCGGGTGGATGGCCACGACGTGCGCGAGCTCACCCTGGGCAGCCTGGCGGCGGCCACCGGCGTGGTCGCCCAGGACGTCCACCTGTTCCACGACTCGATCGCCGCCAACCTCCGGTACGCCCGGCCGCGGGCGACCGACCGGGAGCTGGAGGAGGCGTGCCGGGCAGCGAGGATCCACGACCTCATCGCCGGCCTTCCGGACGGCTACGAGACCATCGTGGGCGAGCGGGGCTACCGCCTGTCGGGCGGAGAGAAGCAGCGGCTGGCCATCGCCCGCATCCTGCTCAAGGACCCCGCCGTCGTGGTTCTCGACGAGGCCACCGCCCACCTCGACTCCGAGACCGAGGTGCTGATCCAGCAGGCCCTGGCCTCGGCGCTGGAAGGCCGGACCTCGGTGGTGATCGCCCACCGCCTGTCCACCGTCCGCTCGGCCGATCAGATCCTGGTCATGGATGGCGGGGTCATCGTGCAGCGCGGCACCCACGACCAGCTGGTCGACGCGCCCGGCCTGTACGGCGTGCTCCACCGCACGCAGTTCGGAACCGGGCCGGACGCCCCGGAGTCGGAGCCGGCGGCGTCGTGAGACGAGAAGGCGCGGCTGCGCAACGTCAGGCGGTCCGCCGCCCCGTGGGGAGACGAGGGCCTGGCCCGGTCAGGCGGCGGCCACCAGGGCGGTGACGGGCGAGGCGAGGGGCAGGCCGCCGGTCGAGCCGAGGAAAGGGGCGTCGCCGAAGGAGAAGATCCCGCCGTCGGCGGCCACGAATCGGTAGCCCGCGCCGGACGACGACCGGGCCATGCCCACGATGGGCTGGTTGAGCTTGATGGCACCCGTGGACCCGTAGAACTTGGCGTCGCCGAAGGCGAAGATGCCGCCGTCGCGGGCGACCAGCCAGTAGCCCTTGCCGCCCTTGCTGGACGCCATGCCGACGACCGGCTGGTTGAGCTTGATGGCACCGGTGGAACCGGCGAAGGCGGCGTCGCCGAAGGCGAAGATCCCGCCGTCAGCGGCCACGAACCAGTACCCGTTGCCGGTCGGTGAGGCGGTCATGCCCACGATGGGCTGGTTGAGCTTGATGGCCCCGGTCGAGCCGTAGAACTTGGCGTCGCCGAAGGCGAAGATGCCGCCGTCGCGGGCGACCAGCCAGTAGCCGTTGCCCGTGCCCGTGGCCGCCATGCCCACGATCGGCTGGCTCAGGGCCTTGCCCGACATGGACCCGAAGAACCCGGCGTCGCCCTGGGCGTACACCGATCCGTCGGCCGACGCCATCCACGTGCCGGAGCCGTTGGCCTTGGAGGCGATCGACACGACGGGTGACTTGGCGCCGACGCCGGGCAGGCCCGAGACGGCACCGAACGAGTGGGTCTCACCGTTGGACCCGGCCAGGCGGTACCAGTCGGTTCCCGAGTAGGGCACGGCTGTGGCGGCCGGCACGGAGGTGGCGGCGGCCACCACGATCTCGTTCGCCTGCATGAACACCTGCGTCACCCACAGCGTCGACCCGGAAGTGACGACGCCGATCCCGACCGCGTTGAACTTCGGGTCGACCATGTTGGCGTAGTGCGGCGGGCTGGCCACGAGGGCGTCGTGCAGGCTCGTCACGCTGGGCCCGTAACCGACGTTCTCGCCGAGCTTGAGCCAGCCCGAGGGCGCCTGCGTGACGAGCAGCGGGTTGTGCGACATCACGTTTGCGGCCGCCATCTGGGCGGACCAGGCACGGGCCACGTCGGTGAGGCGGGGATCGACGCTCAGGCGGGGAAGGCCCTTGGACGCCCGCAGGTCGTTGAGCTTGGTGACGAACAGCTGCTCGTCGGCGGCCGAGGCCTGCGCCGGGGTCGCGAGGGCGAGGCCCGAGAGCACGACTGCGATAGCGAGCATGCCCTTGAAGAGTCTGGCCACTGCGTCCCTCCCTGCTGCTGGGAGGCACGGCCCCCCGGTTCGGAAACCCGGCTGCCATGCGAGGAGCTCGCAGAAGGCCCGTGGGCTTTGCGTCGCCCGGGTTTCCCCGGGGTTGCCGTTTCGTCGGTTGTTCATGTCTGTTTTCGGCATCCAAGGCGACCACCTTGAGTGGTCGCCGCCACGCCGGGCGTCAGGGTCGGGTGCGAACGGACACGTCGTCGGGAGGACGGCGTCGCTTCGGTGACATCCGTGTGCCCAGGTGTGCGACCTTCGAAAAACCCTTGCGCCACAAGGGTTTTGGGTT
Coding sequences within it:
- a CDS encoding ABC transporter ATP-binding protein, whose translation is MRERPGGGGRHRAARIDPEVLANARINQATLRRAWRFTRPYRLLLAGYLTTIVAVSLVAVLPPLVIKRLIDTAIPGRDLGMINLLVAAAVGLALAETGLRLVNRWLSARIGQGLILDMRLALFDHVQRMPIGFFTRAQTGAIVSRLTSDVVGAEGTVTTVGTVTSNVLLVAATIVAMVTLSWQVTLFALCILPVVVAVDRVLSTRLVALSRGRMQLNSDMGAIMAERFNVSGALLVKLFGRREVELAAFAERAGAVRDNAVHQALMSRVYFAILAVTGAVGTAGVYWVGSRAVIDGTLGIGGLTALAAYVARLYTPLTDLSNARVDLLTALVSFERCFEVLDAPHAVTEPPGAVALDGPSGRLDVDDVLFRYPEAATVSIPSLEAEGAAGLSDGPSDWILRGVSFTAAPGTMTALVGPTGAGKTTLAGLLVRLYDVTSGAVRVDGHDVRELTLGSLAAATGVVAQDVHLFHDSIAANLRYARPRATDRELEEACRAARIHDLIAGLPDGYETIVGERGYRLSGGEKQRLAIARILLKDPAVVVLDEATAHLDSETEVLIQQALASALEGRTSVVIAHRLSTVRSADQILVMDGGVIVQRGTHDQLVDAPGLYGVLHRTQFGTGPDAPESEPAAS
- a CDS encoding CAP domain-containing protein, translated to MARLFKGMLAIAVVLSGLALATPAQASAADEQLFVTKLNDLRASKGLPRLSVDPRLTDVARAWSAQMAAANVMSHNPLLVTQAPSGWLKLGENVGYGPSVTSLHDALVASPPHYANMVDPKFNAVGIGVVTSGSTLWVTQVFMQANEIVVAAATSVPAATAVPYSGTDWYRLAGSNGETHSFGAVSGLPGVGAKSPVVSIASKANGSGTWMASADGSVYAQGDAGFFGSMSGKALSQPIVGMAATGTGNGYWLVARDGGIFAFGDAKFYGSTGAIKLNQPIVGMTASPTGNGYWFVAADGGIFAFGDAAFAGSTGAIKLNQPVVGMASSKGGKGYWLVARDGGIFAFGDAKFYGSTGAIKLNQPIVGMARSSSGAGYRFVAADGGIFSFGDAPFLGSTGGLPLASPVTALVAAA